The genomic segment CCACCCCCCGTTGCAGCCGTGGCTGGAGAGCCGTGGCACCGAGCCCCAGGCACACCAGTACCTGGGCACCGACACCTACGGCCGGCCCGTGTACGGCAAACCTGCAACGCCCCCTGCAACGGGGGGCGTGGCACCCGCCGTTGCACCGTTGCAGCCCCTCGTTGCACGGCCCTGGGGCGCGTACATCGCGGGTGGCTGCCTGGGCGTGATCGCGCTCGCCGTGCTCGGCACCGTGGCGGTTTTCGTGATGTTGGGCCTGGCCGCCGTTGCACTGGCCGTTGCACTGTCGGCGGTCGCGCTGACGGTCTGCGTCCTCGTGCTGCGCTCGGTGTGGAGCCGGTATCTGAAGGAGAAATGACCATGACCGCTGCAACATCCTCTGCATTCGACTCGATCATCCACCGGCACGGCGACTTGATCGCCACGCTCTTGGCGAACGGCGACCGGGCCAGCCTCGGAGAGGTGCCCCCGGAAGAGTTCATCGACAAGGTCGACTCTGCCGTCCACTTCCTCGGAATGAGCCCCTTCTGGTCGGACGACCGGGAAGCCATGAGCACCGCACACGCCTACCTGTGCGACGCCTACCAGCTCGCCGACGACGACCCGGCCAAGGCCGTGCTGATCGAGAAGGCGAGCGACCACCTGGATGACCTCGACGCAGAGGACTACCTCTGCTGAGACCTGTCCACCCCTCCGTCCCCCGCCAGCCGTGTCGGCATGAGCGCGACTGCGGGGGTGCGGTGGGGCCGGACAGCCCGGTCCCGCACCTGATCCCTGAGGAGTTCGCCATGAGCACCGATCCCGCACAGGACGCCCTGCGGCAGCAGGAAGACGCCTTCTACGCGGCCAAGGACGCCGACAGGCAGGGCCTGTCTGCGACCGCTGGCGCCTACCAGACCCTGGCCGACGACGCGTTCGACGATTTCCTGGACATCACCCAGGAGGAGCACAACCGCCGCAAGGGCAAGTGAGAACGCCCCTTCATCCGCACCGCGCCCCGTTGCCGCCCGGCAGCGGGGCGCTTCGCATTCCAAGGACCCGCACATGACTCTTTTCATCGCACTGTGCGCCATGGCTGCCGCGGCGAGCTGGCTTCTCGCGGCCCGCATCATCTACGGGCGCGTCCGGCAGCGCGGCATCGATGACCTCGCCGCGCAGCGCAGCCTCTACGACGACACGCTCCGCTACGAGGACCCGGTCGGCGAATGGGAGGCTCACCACCAGTACGACGCCGTCATGGAAGCGCTGCTGTTCGCCATGCTGTGGCCGCTCACCCTGGCCGCCTTCTGTATCCGGTGGTGCATTACCTCCAGCCCGCCGCTGTCCGCGCATGAGCTGAAGGCCGAACGCGACGCGTTGCAGGCTGAGGTGAACGAGACGAACCGCCGACTGCGCGCTCTGGGGATAGACCTGTGATCACCTACCCCCACCGCATCCGCCTCCAGCGCGGACACCTCGTGCACCTGGCGCGCTCGACACGCGGCGGGCTGACCATCACGCAGCTCACCACGGCGTGCGGCCACACCTATGAGGTGCGCGGCATCGCGGACCTGCGCGCCGAAGGGACGCTCTGCCGGGGCTGCCGCATCGCGGCGCAGGAGGGCGCCGACGCCTTCCCGGTCATCGGCTCCACCTCGCCGGCCCGGAAGGGCGGCGCGGCATGAGCTTCACGGCACAGACCATCGCCGAACTGAGGCTGCGCGCCGCGCAGCTGCGGGTGAAGGCGGCGGCACTCGACTACAAGATCCCGGGCGAGGGCATGGCCGCGCAGTCCCGCCGCTTCCGCCAGGCGGCACGACACGTCCAGCAGGCCGCCGACTACGAGCGGCTGGCCCTGCTTGCGGAGGGGGAGGAGTGATGGGCATCAAGACGCACACGTGCCTGACCGTCGACTGCGACGCCTGCGGCAAACCGATGGAGGACGAAGAAGGCAACGCCTTTCACTTCGCCGACCTGGCCCAGGCCCGCGCAATGGTGCGCGAGTTTCAGTGGTCGGCCCTGTCCTGCCGTGAGTTCGTCTGCGACCGCGACGACGCAGCTCATCAGCACTACTTCGACCAGCTCATGCCGCCCGAGCCCGTGACACAGGTGCACGGACAGCTCGACTTCGACGGCAACGAGGAGCCGTGATGAAGGAACCGAAGCAGCACATCGTCATCGAAAGCGACTTCGGCCCCGATGATCCGATCTGCGGGGAGTGCGGCGACAACTGGCCGTGCAGGACGTGGCGACGCTGGACGACGTCCAAGGACTACCGGATCGCCGAACTCGAAGCTGCGGTGAAGCGACTCACGGACCGCGCGGGCGACCAGGAACGCCAGTTGCACCGGCTGGAGCAGGTCGTCCGCGAGGACTCCAACATCCTGCGCAACGGGATCTTCCGCGCCGTGTCCGACCTCGGCAGGCACGGGCGTATGGGAGACCTGACGCTCGACCGGACGCGTGACGACATCGACATCACACCCCCGGGGGCGATGTGGAGAGAGCGCACGGCAGGGCCGGTGGAACTCACCGTGACCTACGAGGGGCTGGACGGCCGCACCTGGGTCAACGGCCACCCCGATGGCTAAGAAGAAGCCGCCCGCTTCCCGCCCCATCGGCCACGCCCCCTGGATCAAGTCCAACCCCGACCAGCCGCAGTGCACGACCTGCGACGAGCGGTGGCCGTGCAAGATCTGGCACGCCTGGACGCAAAGCGGGGAGTACCGGCGCGCCGAAGCGGAGACGGCCCGCATCCGCGCCGACATCGCGCGGTGGAAGCCGGGGCTCTTCGCCGCCGAAGTCAATCCGAAGCCCGCTTGTCAGTGCGGGCTGAGCGAGCACTACCTCACCGGCAACCGCGGCTACACCCGCCACGGCGTCCCGACCAGCCAGTGCCACCGGCACCCGAGAAAGGATCTGCAGTGATTCGCCATCGACTGTACGGAAAGAGAATTCCCGGCTACCCCGGTTACGTTGCTTTCAGTGACGGCAACGTTCGCGGTAAGTCGGGTCGACTCCTGAAGCCTGGGCCATGCAGAGGTTACCACTTCGTGAACCTGGTCAGCGCATCAGGAGCGCACGTAAACCGCCGCCTGAACCGGCTCATCTGTGAAGCCTTTCATGGAGCGCCACCTTCGCCCTTGCATCAGGCAGCACATCTCAATGGCGTTCGCACTGACAACCGCGCCGACAACCTCGCCTGGAAGACCCAGCGCGAGAACGAAGAGGACAAGGACCAGCACGGCACACGCCAAGAGCCGCGCAGAGGCGAACAGAACAGCAGAGCCAAGCTGACTGACGCCAACGTGCAAGAGATCAGGCGTCGATACGCAGAAGGCGGCGTCACACAGCAAGCGCTCAGCGAGCTGTTCGGAGTGAGCAGCTCGATCATCAGCGGCGTCATACGAGGCCAGCGCTGGACTCACGTAAGGGACGACGGGCAATGACGATCAAGAAGAAACGGAGCCTCCCCGCCACCCCGCCCGAACCGCCGCGCAATGAGCGGCTACGGGTCTACTGCAAGGTCTGCGGAGAGGTGCAGCACAACTACGACCCGCGCCGCGCACTGGCCGACGGCAGCAGCGTCCCGCTCGGCAGCGACGCGCGGCGGACGCTGTTCGACGGCGTGGTCAGCAAGCATCGCCGCACGGTCCTGATGTCCGACCAGCTCATGACGGTCATCACCATCACGTGCCCCGGCGGGCCGGTGGATCTTGCGAAGGACCGTGCGCCGTGATGGACGATCCCCGACCGCAGTACCAGGCGAACATCCGCTTCGGCCCCGCCGACGACGTGCCGCTGGACTTCAAGCCCCCGTACGAGATCACCGTCCACGGCCCGGCGGTCTTCGTGGCGCGTGTCGTCACGGCCGCCGCCGACGCCTTCGAGGAGGACGCACAGCGATGACGAGCACCTACGGGTTCATGGTGCGGCAGTGCCATGACTGGACCGGCGCCAGGCGGAACAGCGAACCCAATGGCAAGTGGGAGGTCTGCCTTCCGCACGAATGCGACGAATGGCGGATCACGGCGGGCCACAGGGGCGAGGAGCATGCAGCCGCCGTCGCCGCCCTCGAAGAGTTCATCGCCGAAGCCGCACAGGCGTTGGCCGCCCTCAAGGAGCGGCGGGAGTACGGCAATGAGGAGGACGCACAGCGATGAACTTCCCTGTCCTGACAGCCCTGGGCATGGCCCTTTCAGTCATCGGCCTGGTCGGGCTTTTCAGCGGGCGCCTCGCGCGGCACCAGTGCTACGGAGTCTTCGCCCTCGCCAACGCCCTGAGCGCACTCCAGAACATCCGCGAAGGCAGCTACGGATGGGCCGTCTTCAGCGCCGCCATATCCGCTGCCTGCGCGTACGCCTGGTGGCACGGCGGCGGGGGCGACGGCACCAAGCGGCGGCTGCGCCGCCTCGCGCGCCGGTTCCAGGGCGTGCGGCGCACGGCACCTGTGGGCGCATCGTGAGCGAGCCCGACCAGGAGCACTACCGCTGCCCTCGCTGCGGTGACGAGATGCACCTGAAATTCGCCCGAACGCATGAGCCGATCTGCACATGGGCGAGCCGCAATGAAGCGCGGGACATCGAGACCTTCCTGCTGGAGATCTTCCCGTAACCATGAAGGGACACCATGCCTAAGCACGCACGTCGGCGCCGCAGGGCGCCGCTCATCCTCACCTCCGGGGCCGCCCTTGTGGCGGCCCTTCTTCTTGCCCCCGGCGCCGACGGCGCACCCTCGCCCAACGCGATGCCCAGGGGCGATCTGCCGGGCTGGAAGCAGGTCTGGGCAGAGAACTTCAACAGCGCGGTCAACGCCCCCGTCCCGGTCGGCAGGCTCAGCGGCTGCGACCACTACGCCGACACCCCGCGCGCCTACTGCTCGGGACTGTCCGGCCGCTGGCGCGACGCACTGTGGGCCTACCCCTCCGGGTGGGAGGACACCGCGAAGTCCGGTGCCGACGGCAACGGCGGGGCGCCGTTCGGCGGCACGTACGAGCCGCAGAAGACCGTCAGCATCGGCAAGGGCTACGACGGCACCGGCACGCTGAAGGTCGCCATGTACCGGCCGGCGAGCGGCGGCAGCAACGTCGTGGGCACCGTCGTGCCGAAGCGCTGCATGGACCTGCGCGACGGGCGGTACAGCGCCCGCATCAAGGTCACGAAGACCGACCCCGGGTTCAAGAGCGCGTGGCTGCGCTACGAGGGCAGCCGTGCGGAGGTCGACTACCCGGAGGTCGACGACTACACGGACAGCACCGTCGCGATGTTCAGCCACGGCCGCGGTGCCGAGTGGGACGTCCAGACGAACGCCCGCATGACGACCGCGCACACCTACACGTGGGAGCGGCGCGGCTCCACGGTCACGGTGTACCTGGACGGGAAGCGGCTGCGGTCCGGCCCGACCACGCTCACCACGTCGCCATGGGTGTGGCAGAACGAGAGCCGGATCATCGGCGACCACAGCAAGCCGAACCGGGGCTACGCGAAGCCGGGGGCGCGGGCCGTCCTCGAAGTGACCTGGGCGACCTGCTACAAGGCGGTGAAGTGATCGTGCGCTACCACGTCACGACACGTATCGATGATCGAACCATCGAGTTCGAGAAGCGGCTCCCCGACCCCTTCGTCCGGCACACGGTGCAGATCGGCTGGCGCGATCTCCTGCGCGGCCTGCTCCGGCGCGGCATGAGCGTCACAGTGCTGGTCGGCGGAGACCGGGCCGCAGTGGACGACGTGCTGGACTGCGAGAGGGCAGCGTCATGACCGACACCGAGCCAGCGTCCTGGGACGGCGGCCACGCGCTGGTCGTCGAACTGGGGGACTGCGACCTGTGGGGCCGCTGCCAGTGCGGCAAGTCCTTCGGCAACATCACGCCGGACAAGCCCCTGGACCGCTTCGCCGCTCCGTGGGAGCGGCACGTCATGACGGAGGTGTCATGAGCGAGATCTACCGCTACGAGGTGCCGGTCGACGACCAGTGGCACCGCATTGAGCTGCGGGGCGAGGTGCTGCACGTCGCCACCCGGTCCGTGAACAAGGTCGAACTGTGGGCGGTGCACCACGCTGACCGTCTGGCACTGGTTTGGGACTTCCGCGTGTACGGCACCGGCCACCCGCTGCCCGCCGACGTCTACCACGTCGGCACCGCGCTCACCGGGCCGTACGTCCGGCACCTGATGCGGAGGGCGGCGTCATGACCGACTCCTGGACGCACATCGCCGACGTGGTGCGGTGGCTGGACGCCAACCCGCCGCAGCAGGGCGACCCGGTCGCACTGCATCTGCTGAAGGTCATGGAAGAAGCGGGCGAGGCGGCGCAGGCCTACATCGGCGTCACCGGCCAGAACCCCCGCAAGGGCGTCACGCACACATCCATCGACGTCGCGGAAGAGCTGTGCGACGTGATCCTCGCGGCGATGGTCGCGCTGCACGACCACACGGAGGAGCCGCAGGACTTCTTCGAGCTGCACGCGCAGCGGCGTGCCCGGCGGTTGGCCGCACTCACGGAAAGGGCGCAGCCATGAGGGACCGCACCCACCCCGCGCACTGCGACTACGGCGTGACCTACGGCGGCGGACGCCGTGGCCGGTGCACCTGCGGCCTGATTGCGGAAGAGCTGACGGCAGACCAGGTGATCCGGGTCATCGCCCTGCGCGCTGCGCTGGAGTCGAGCCAGATGTCCGCCGATGCGCGGTACCTGGTGGCCAGGGCGCAGACCTTCGAGACCTACCTCCGGGGTGAGTCGGCATGATCCCCGCCCTGATCCTCACCGCGTACCTGGTCTTCCTCCTGGTGGTGCTTCTCGCCACCGAGGCGCGGGCCGCCCTGCGCCGCCCCTACGGAAGGAGCGACACATGAGCAGTCCCTTCACCCGACCCGACGCCCCCGCGCAGCCGCCCGGGGGCGTCCGCCGTTTCGAGGCCGCGTACACCTCCGAGTGCGAGACATGCGGGTTCGAGATCACACCGGGCGACCGGGCGGGCTACATCGACGACGACGCGTACGCCTCGTGCGAGGACTGCTGCGACGAAGCGGAGGACAACGGTGCCTGACCGACTCGCGGACCCACGGGTGTTCGGGCCCGACTACATCCCGCGCTACGAGAACCCCTTCGCCACCATCTACCAGGACTGCGGCCACAGAATGCGGTCCGGTGAGCTGATAGGGCGGATCAATGGCCGTTCGCTCTGCGGCGCATGCTGCGATGCAGCGGAGAAGGCGCGGACCGGCGGGCCCATGACGGGTGAGGCTCGGTGACGCCCGGAGGCCCGACGCCCACGCAATGCCCCAAGTGCGGCGGCCCGATGCCGTGCCTGAAGCACGGCTCATGACCATCGACTACTTGGCGCTCGCCGCCTACACCGCCGCGGGCGGCGCGGCGGGCTACGCCGTGTCCGCACTGCGCCCCACCGGCCGGCGCCGCGGTGCGCACCGCCGCCTGTGGCAGCGGGGTGCGGCGCGGCGCGACCCGCACGCCGATACCGACGTCCCCGCCGCGGGCGACGCCCTGAGCGGCGATACGGCCACATCCGACGACAGCACCACCCCCGAGGCCCCGCAGAAGAAGGCGGGGCCCCTTCCCGTGCAAGCCGAAGAGACCTCCCAGGGGGAGTGATGACCATTACCCAGCCGCTGAGGATGAGCCTGATCTTCAGCGACACCGAAGTGCCCATCCCGGCCGTGCTGATCTACCACTCACGCGACCCGTACGCAGTCCTGCTGGACACCAACATGGGCACGGAAAGCCACGCCGTGTGGACCTTCGCCCGCGACCTGCTCGCCGACGGCATCAGCGCACCCGGCAGCGTGGGCGACGGCGACGTGAGGATCATGCGCCACGCGTACGGCGCGGTCTTCATGAGCTTCACCAGCCCCGAGGGCATGGCGCTGGCCGAGGTCGACGCGGACGACATCGACGCGTTCCTGACCAAGAGCTACGCGACCGTGCCCGAGGGCACCGAGCGCGAGCACCTGGGCATGGACGCCGAACTCGCGCACCTGCTCGGGGAGGCGGCGTGATGTCTGATCAGACACCGGGCGCTTTCGCCGCCGCCGTCATCAACGACGTGCGGGACAACATCAACGCCGCGCCGGGCGTGGATGATGCCGCAGTCTTCGCCGCCGTCTGCGGCGCACAGGCGCAGCTCGCCATCGCCGCCGCGCTGCTGGACGTCGCAGACGCCATCCGGAGCAAGGGCAAAGGCAAGAACAAGGGCGACGCGATCGCGCGGGCCGTGGACCGCATGACGGACGCGGTGGAGGAAGAGACGTGGAGGCGGGAGGGATGAGCGCCCGGGACACCCTGCTGGACCTCTTCCTGTACGGCGGCAACGGTACGCAGCCGGAGTTCGAGGAAGCGCTGGACGCCCGCGACGCGGAGGTGCGGGCAGAGGACGCAGCCACCGTGCGCGGCATGAAGCTGCGCACCGAACTCAACTATGACGACCGGCGGGTGAACCGCGCGCTGGAACGCGCCGCCGTGAAGATCGAGGAGGGGGAGGAGTGAGCAAGCCGTACCGCGTGCTCGTGACCGGCTCACGGGACTGGGACGACGCCCTCACGGTCGGCGCCGCGCTGGAGCAAGCACTCATCGACGCCGGACCGCGCCCCGTTGTGGTGGTGCATGGAGCGTGCCCCTCGGGTGCCGACCGGCACGCCGATCATCACGCCCGCTGGCTGCGCGGCAAAGGCTGCACGATCGATGTCGAACCCCACCCCGCCGTCTGGCGTCCCGGCGGCGTCTTCGACCGGGGC from the Streptomyces venezuelae genome contains:
- a CDS encoding HNH endonuclease, with amino-acid sequence MNLVSASGAHVNRRLNRLICEAFHGAPPSPLHQAAHLNGVRTDNRADNLAWKTQRENEEDKDQHGTRQEPRRGEQNSRAKLTDANVQEIRRRYAEGGVTQQALSELFGVSSSIISGVIRGQRWTHVRDDGQ
- a CDS encoding MazG-like family protein, which gives rise to MTDSWTHIADVVRWLDANPPQQGDPVALHLLKVMEEAGEAAQAYIGVTGQNPRKGVTHTSIDVAEELCDVILAAMVALHDHTEEPQDFFELHAQRRARRLAALTERAQP
- a CDS encoding glycosyl hydrolase family 16 — its product is MPKHARRRRRAPLILTSGAALVAALLLAPGADGAPSPNAMPRGDLPGWKQVWAENFNSAVNAPVPVGRLSGCDHYADTPRAYCSGLSGRWRDALWAYPSGWEDTAKSGADGNGGAPFGGTYEPQKTVSIGKGYDGTGTLKVAMYRPASGGSNVVGTVVPKRCMDLRDGRYSARIKVTKTDPGFKSAWLRYEGSRAEVDYPEVDDYTDSTVAMFSHGRGAEWDVQTNARMTTAHTYTWERRGSTVTVYLDGKRLRSGPTTLTTSPWVWQNESRIIGDHSKPNRGYAKPGARAVLEVTWATCYKAVK
- a CDS encoding SLOG family protein, producing MSKPYRVLVTGSRDWDDALTVGAALEQALIDAGPRPVVVVHGACPSGADRHADHHARWLRGKGCTIDVEPHPAVWRPGGVFDRGAGFSRNRQMVALGADVCLAFIKDGSRGASHTAALAEAAGIETRRFTA
- a CDS encoding SsgA family sporulation/cell division regulator, whose product is MTITQPLRMSLIFSDTEVPIPAVLIYHSRDPYAVLLDTNMGTESHAVWTFARDLLADGISAPGSVGDGDVRIMRHAYGAVFMSFTSPEGMALAEVDADDIDAFLTKSYATVPEGTEREHLGMDAELAHLLGEAA